Part of the Halobacillus ihumii genome is shown below.
AAATAAATACTTCCGTCTTGCCATTTACGGTCTCCTTTTTCATTTGCTCCTACGGGAAGCCCGTCAAAAAGGAGAAAAGATATCATTATAACTGTTAGCAAAGTAATTTTTTTCATTTCCACTATTCCTCCGTTGCCTTTGAAGCCTTATATATTAAAAAGGGGATTCTATTTTGTGTCTAAAATCCAGTCCAACCACCAAAAAACTGATTGGTTATAAAGGAAGTAAATTGAGTCATCCAACCAAAAAATAAGACGATTCCCATTGCAATCATGGCATAACCACCAACAGCCATGATTTTCCTGTTATGTTTTCTAATCCATTTTAACCTTCCGATAAAAAGAGCCATGATTATAAAAGGAATAGAAAACCCTAAGACATAACAGATCATATACAGAACAGCTTGGTTAGGGGAAGAGACTCCAAGAGCAATGACAGCGGCAAGGATCGGGCCTGTACAAGGGGTCCATCCAGCTGCGAATCCCATACCGACAGCACTTGACCCTAGATATCCTTGAGGACGGTTTTTTAGGGGAACTTTATAATCTTTCATCAGTACTTCAGGTTTAAAGATCCCGAGCGTCACTAAGCCTAAAAAGATAATTAAGATGGCACCTAATTGGCGAATTAAATCATCATAACGAATAAACCACCCACCAATCCAAGATGTTGAAAAACCAATAGCAATGAAAATGATGGAAAAACCAAAGAGGAAAAATAATGTGTGAAGAAAGGGTTGTTTCTTAGCCAACAATTTTTTGTCCTGTAAATCATCTAGGGACATTCCAGTAATATAAGATAGAAATGCAGGATATAAGGGTAAATTACAAGGCGAAATAAATGATAAAAACCCTGCTCCAAAGGCTAATAGTAGATTGATATCAGCCATTCGACTCTCTCCAGTCATCCGGTTGAATTCTCTTCATATATCCATGGATTTCTTTTTCCGTCATCCCAGCTGTGATACGATCAACGACTTTCCCGTTTTCATCGATTAAGAAGGTAACCGGTATGGGCCCAATTCCATAAGCATCTAGTAATTCCTCACCATAGTCCATTAAAACGGGGAACATCATTCCTTTACGATCGACAAACGCTTGTACCGTTACAGCACTTTCTCCTACATCGACAGAGAGAACCTGTACACCTTTATCTTTAAAAATTTGATATTGATTTTCTATGTAG
Proteins encoded:
- the resA gene encoding thiol-disulfide oxidoreductase ResA translates to MKNRRKRSIMRISILSVFALLIGFVLYQNFTKNSGVVNAGDMAPDFKLETLDGEIIQLSDYRGQGVFLNVWATYCKPCEKEMPYIENQYQIFKDKGVQVLSVDVGESAVTVQAFVDRKGMMFPVLMDYGEELLDAYGIGPIPVTFLIDENGKVVDRITAGMTEKEIHGYMKRIQPDDWRESNG
- a CDS encoding cytochrome c biogenesis CcdA family protein, which encodes MADINLLLAFGAGFLSFISPCNLPLYPAFLSYITGMSLDDLQDKKLLAKKQPFLHTLFFLFGFSIIFIAIGFSTSWIGGWFIRYDDLIRQLGAILIIFLGLVTLGIFKPEVLMKDYKVPLKNRPQGYLGSSAVGMGFAAGWTPCTGPILAAVIALGVSSPNQAVLYMICYVLGFSIPFIIMALFIGRLKWIRKHNRKIMAVGGYAMIAMGIVLFFGWMTQFTSFITNQFFGGWTGF